The stretch of DNA CGTCAGGTCCGGCTAAGTAAGAAGAATCTGCTGATCGCAAAAATCCAAACCCGTCTTGTAAAATTTCTAATACTCCATCACCGTAGATGGATTCACCGCTTTTGGCATGTTTTTTCAAGATTGAAAAAATGATGTCTTGCTTGCGCAGACGCGCCATATTTTCTAAGCCCATCGACTCGGCTAATTTAACGAGTTCGCTAATTGGCTTATTTTTTAATTCACGTAAATGCATATTGAGATGTCTTTGTAATTGATATGAAGGTTCTGAAGTTTGTGTTTTGAATTCTTGGCGCAGGTTTGCGCAGACTGTAGATAAGTTAGCAGTAATTTTGACCACCGTAAAGTAGCAAAGCCAACAAACTTGCTTTTTTGTTGTTTTTTATAGCAAAACAACTGCGTTTGCTTAGCTATTTTTATTAAACTTAAAATTTTAATTGTCCTAACTGATTTTTTCGATATGATTTTATTTAAATAATCCTTGAGAGTATCAATGCGCTACTTCATTCAGTTGTTTTTTATTCTATGCTTAGCATTAAATCTAGTGGGACCAAGTCTTACGGTTTTAGCGAGCACTGAAAACAACAAACAACTCATCTGCACATCCAACGGCTTTCAATGGGTTTCTCAGCAAGAGGCAACACTGTTCTTTGATAAAGTTGCCCAACAGATAGGCATCGACCCATCAACATTAGCAAATGTTTCAGACACACCAACGTCTAAAAACATAGCAAATGGACCTGCGCATTGCCCTCTTTGTATTTTTGAATTTGATAGCCCAGGTATCATCTCTAACTATGCTATTCATTTTCCAACAGACATATTTTTCGTTTCGATAACTATTGAAACTAATGATCATGTCATTGCAACACCGGTATTTTTGCAACCACCTAATCGAGCCCCACCAATTAACTTTGTTTAACTTATAAAAAAACAATAAATAAACTAAACAAAGGTTGTAACAATGAAAAACAAATCTCTACTCACGTCTGTGTGTGGCCTGCTATACGTTTCGACGTCAGTTTGCGCTGACAACTCTTCTATGGAAGTGATTGAAATAAGTTCAAGTAAATTATCTTCTCAACAAAAATCGATGGCATTAGCCCCTTCTAATAACGTCGCTGACGCAGCAGATTGGTTAAACTCTGCGGCTGGCGCAGCTACCAATAAAAACGGCGTTATTACTGGTATCGCTCAATACAGAGGGTTGTTCGGCGATCGTATTGGTGTATATATTGATAATCAAACCATGGTGGGTGCTGGTCCTAATGCGATGGACTCACCGATGAGTTATGCAGTCCCAACAAATGTAGACTCAATCAAAGTATATCGTGGCATAACACCCGTCTCTGTTGGTATTAATTCCTATGGCGGCGCGATAAAAATTCAGCATAATCAGGCTCAATTTGCCAACAACAGCGAAACTGAAATTACAGGGAATCTGTCTGTTGGATATCAATCTCAAGGTGATGGTTACTTTGTTTCACCGATGGTAAACGTCGCTAATGATAAATACGCATTTTTTGCTTTTGTTAATAAACAATATGCCGACGATCAAAAGTCTGGAAATGGTACCTTGATCTCGCCAACCTCCTATAACCGAATTCAGTCAGGACTGGACGTGGCTTATACTTCAGGAGATGCTGAAACACACTTTAATTATAAGCGTACTAATACCAACCCTTCTGGTACACCTGCGTTACCAATGGATATCGATTACATCGACACAGAGCAATTTAACCTGAATGGTCATGCTAAGCTTAATGAATTAGCTATAGTTTGGCACATAGGTTATAGCGACGCGACACACGGCATGGACAACTATAGCTTGCGTTCAAACATGAACCCTATGATGACTCGTTATAATACCGCGGCGGCAACGTCACTTAGCGCAAATCTAGCGGTATCTACAGAGTTGGCGTTTGGTGAGTTTACTTATGGTTTTGATCTTATACAGTCTAAACACAGTGCTGTGATTACTTCACCTGATAATATGATGTTTAAGGTCGTTAACTTTAATGACGTTGAAGATGACGTTGTTAGTGCATTTTCCGAATTGAAAACTGGGGTAACAGATGGTCAACTCACAATTGGTGCGCGAATAAAACAACATAGCAGCGACGCAGGAAATGTCAGTCACCACATGGCAATGATGAGCCCTGCAATAGGTATGTTGCAAAGTAACTTTGCAAATGCCAACAACAAGCAATCAGACACTTTGTTTGATGTAGCACTGTCATATACTCAAGCAATAAACGAGACTATTAATTTGCTTTACGCGGCTGGCATAAAACAAAAAGCGCCATCATACCAAGAGCGTTACCTTTGGATTCCAATGCAAGCGACTGGTGGATTGGCAGATGGTCATACCTATATCGGCAACCCGGAGCTAAGCAACGAAACAGCGTATCAACTCAATTTAGGACTTGAATATAAAAACGAAACGATGTTGCTCTCGCCACAAGTTTATTACCAAGAAATTGATGATTATATACAAGCACTTCCATCTACGAACATGCAAGCCAATATGGTGGCAACTATGATGGGAGGCACAAGACCAATGCAATTTTCTAATCTTGATGCAACATTATATGGTTTAGATTTAATTGGTCAGTGGCAAGTCACAAATGCACTTTATTTTGATGCAACATTGAGTATGGTTCGAGGCGAACGTAACGATATCGATGATGATTTATATCGTATAAGTGCAGACTCAATCCTTATTGGTCTTAACTACCAGCTTGATAATTGGCTACTGCAATTAAAAGAGCATGTAGTGGCTAATCAAGATCGCGTTTCGGCAATAAACAATGAAATAGCAAGCGCTGGTTACGCCACAACAGAGATCAGCGCACTCTATTCTGCCAATAATTGGTCGTTACAATTTGGTATTAGTAATCTATTTGACCGAAGCTATACAAATCATTTAGCCGGACGATACCGACCTATGGTTATGTCGATGGGTGATGATTTAAAGACGGGAGATAAAATTCCGGCCCAAGGCAGAAATTTATATTTGTCGGCGTCTTTAAGTTTCTAATTTATTGAAACTTGTTGGTCATATCACAGGTTA from Psychrosphaera aestuarii encodes:
- a CDS encoding TonB-dependent receptor, with product MKNKSLLTSVCGLLYVSTSVCADNSSMEVIEISSSKLSSQQKSMALAPSNNVADAADWLNSAAGAATNKNGVITGIAQYRGLFGDRIGVYIDNQTMVGAGPNAMDSPMSYAVPTNVDSIKVYRGITPVSVGINSYGGAIKIQHNQAQFANNSETEITGNLSVGYQSQGDGYFVSPMVNVANDKYAFFAFVNKQYADDQKSGNGTLISPTSYNRIQSGLDVAYTSGDAETHFNYKRTNTNPSGTPALPMDIDYIDTEQFNLNGHAKLNELAIVWHIGYSDATHGMDNYSLRSNMNPMMTRYNTAAATSLSANLAVSTELAFGEFTYGFDLIQSKHSAVITSPDNMMFKVVNFNDVEDDVVSAFSELKTGVTDGQLTIGARIKQHSSDAGNVSHHMAMMSPAIGMLQSNFANANNKQSDTLFDVALSYTQAINETINLLYAAGIKQKAPSYQERYLWIPMQATGGLADGHTYIGNPELSNETAYQLNLGLEYKNETMLLSPQVYYQEIDDYIQALPSTNMQANMVATMMGGTRPMQFSNLDATLYGLDLIGQWQVTNALYFDATLSMVRGERNDIDDDLYRISADSILIGLNYQLDNWLLQLKEHVVANQDRVSAINNEIASAGYATTEISALYSANNWSLQFGISNLFDRSYTNHLAGRYRPMVMSMGDDLKTGDKIPAQGRNLYLSASLSF